TCGGAGGCCCTCCCGTGGGCCGAACCGGTCCGGGACGTGGCCCGCATCACCGTGCAGGATGCCGGCATGCCGAAGGCGGTCGACCTGTGGCTCAGCCACTACGCACACATCACGTGGGAGGGCCGACATCGCGGCCGCATCCATCTCTTCGGGCACAGCCACGGGGCGATCCCACCGACCGCGCAGTCATGCGACGTCGGCGTGGATTGCTGGGTCTTCCGGCCGGTGACGATCCCCGAGATCCTCGAACTGCTCGCCGACGTGGCGGCGCGGGAGGCCGGGGCCGCCGCCGTCGTCCAGATGGCGGAGGCGGCCTGACATGTGGGGCGACCACTCATACTCCGAGCCCCCGGCCGGCGCGGTGACTTGCCTGTCGTGCGGCCTCGTCTCGATCGGGATGACCAGGGCCGAGACGGAGGCACGCGTCGCACGCGTGAATTCCCGGTTGCTGCCGGGCGAGGAGCCTATCGGGCTCGACTATTTCACGTGCTGCCGCGCCCCCCGGTACCGGCCCGCCCGGATCGGGGACGTGCCGGACGGGGCGACGATGGGCTACGTGCTGGCCGAGGGCGTTTAGCAGCGTGCAGCCTTCCTGGCGGCCTTGAGCTCATCGGGCGTCGGGGGGACATTCCCGACGCTGCGCCACCCGGCGTCCGTGACCCGGGCGTACGTGTTCCGCTTCGGGATCCCAGGCACGATCAGGCGGTCCTCGACGGCGTAGACCGCCTCCCATCCGCCGAGAGAGGTCACCAGACTTCCGTCAGGGTTCGGTTTTAGGTTCGGGCACACCCGGTGCTCCGGCTCCTGCACGCCCACAGCCATCAGCAACCGGGATGCGTTACCAACGGTCAGGCTGCCGTTGACGACATGCATACCGACCGCACGGTCAACCATGTGCTCCTCGGTATGCTCCATCGAGGAGGCCAGCCGCTCCCAGTCCACGTCGGTGGCGAGGTCGACTGCGTGGTGCCATTGGCCCAGTGCGCCGCTGATCCACTGAGCCTTGAGGCCGGTGACCTCCTCGACTTTGCGGACAAAGGGCAGGTCAGCACAGGCCGGCGTGCTGAGATGGAGCTCCCAGATCCTCGGTGAAGTCTGCGGCTGGAAGCGACCGCCGACACGGTTGAGCGTCACCGGGAACGCGATTGAGCGAGGCTTGTACGGGGCATCCGGATCCTGCAGCGCGCCGAGGCCCGCCAGGTACTCGTTCGAGATGCCGGATGCGACCAGGCGCTCCATCGCGTCGGGTTCAGTCGAC
The sequence above is drawn from the Methylobacterium mesophilicum SR1.6/6 genome and encodes:
- a CDS encoding metallophosphoesterase gives rise to the protein MTTFFTADSHVGHAGMLSDRMGRPRPFRTVEEMDEHLVSAWNNRVKRNDTVWHLGDFSYGASRAHARAIFDRLNGRKLLIRGNHDARSEALPWAEPVRDVARITVQDAGMPKAVDLWLSHYAHITWEGRHRGRIHLFGHSHGAIPPTAQSCDVGVDCWVFRPVTIPEILELLADVAAREAGAAAVVQMAEAA